The proteins below come from a single Rhodanobacter sp. LX-99 genomic window:
- a CDS encoding sterol desaturase family protein, whose amino-acid sequence MNTQELIITWATPVFFLLIGIELLVAKLRGREAYASNDAVNSIGLGVISQMVGVFSKLLTIGIYAWCVEHLALFALPENNLLVWLGALLLYDLCYYWLHRCGHRVNILWAAHVVHHQSERYNLSTALRQTGSGALLGWLFYLPLALLGVPLKVFVIVALIDLLYQFWVHTEQIGRLGWFDRVFCSPSNHRAHHAVNDRYLDRNYGGILIVWDRLFGTFVEEDDSDPPVYGTRSPLRSWNPLWANAEVYWHTAVDAWHARRWRDKLLVWLKPPGWRPADVAARYPKPAFAMPAERFDPPLSRPLKLYVLVQFALLLGMTTQFLGMAGTASLPALLGYAVYLVAGLCVIGALMESRRWAPWAEGVRVLATAAVPLLSGRWFGIGHLDGHIVLAIAVAFGLSAIALAWLRPSSTGTGVAAVPAESATASPR is encoded by the coding sequence GTGAATACGCAGGAACTCATCATCACCTGGGCCACCCCGGTGTTCTTTCTGCTGATCGGGATCGAGCTGCTGGTGGCCAAGCTGCGCGGGCGCGAGGCCTACGCCAGCAACGACGCGGTCAACAGCATCGGGCTGGGCGTGATCTCGCAGATGGTCGGCGTGTTCAGCAAGCTGCTGACGATCGGCATCTATGCCTGGTGCGTCGAGCACCTGGCGCTGTTCGCGCTGCCGGAGAACAACCTGCTGGTGTGGCTCGGCGCCTTGCTGCTGTACGACCTCTGCTACTACTGGCTGCATCGCTGCGGGCACCGCGTGAACATCCTGTGGGCCGCGCACGTGGTGCATCACCAGAGCGAGCGCTACAACCTGTCCACCGCGCTGCGCCAGACCGGCAGCGGCGCGCTGCTGGGCTGGCTGTTCTACCTGCCGCTGGCGCTGCTCGGCGTGCCGCTGAAAGTGTTCGTGATCGTGGCGCTGATCGACCTGCTGTACCAGTTCTGGGTGCACACCGAGCAGATCGGCCGGCTCGGCTGGTTCGACCGGGTGTTCTGCTCCCCGTCCAACCATCGTGCCCATCACGCGGTGAACGACCGCTACCTCGACCGCAACTACGGCGGCATCCTGATCGTGTGGGACCGCCTGTTCGGCACCTTCGTCGAGGAGGACGACAGCGACCCGCCGGTGTACGGCACGCGCTCGCCGCTGCGCAGCTGGAACCCGCTGTGGGCGAACGCCGAGGTGTACTGGCACACCGCGGTGGACGCCTGGCATGCCAGGCGCTGGCGCGACAAGCTGCTGGTGTGGCTGAAGCCGCCGGGCTGGCGCCCCGCCGACGTGGCGGCGCGCTACCCGAAGCCGGCGTTCGCGATGCCTGCCGAGCGTTTCGATCCGCCGTTGTCGCGGCCGCTGAAACTCTACGTGCTGGTGCAGTTCGCCCTGCTGCTGGGCATGACCACCCAGTTCCTCGGCATGGCCGGCACGGCCAGCCTGCCGGCGCTGCTGGGCTATGCGGTCTACCTGGTCGCCGGCCTGTGCGTGATCGGCGCGCTGATGGAAAGCCGGCGCTGGGCGCCGTGGGCGGAAGGCGTGCGCGTGCTGGCCACGGCCGCGGTGCCGCTGCTCAGCGGGCGCTGGTTCGGCATCGGCCATCTGGACGGCCATATCGTGCTGGCGATCGCGGTGGCGTTCGGGCTCAGCGCGATTGCGCTGGCATGGCTGCGCCCGTCGTCGACCGGCACGGGCGTGGCTGCCGTTCCCGCTGAATCCGCAACCGCTTCGCCGCGGTAG
- a CDS encoding alkaline phosphatase, with the protein MPRFSFAARPVLLGAMLSALGACASQPPMASSPAAIAVPAIQRPQGETPAWWFRSGAAQAALASAQANTGGQRAKNVIVFLGDGMSLPTIAAAHVLAGQRAGTDGESYRLSFEKFPFSALSRTYETDQQTPDSAGTMTAIMTGVKTRAGFIGVSQVPRRQDCAGTRGQELVSALELAAAAGMSTGAVTTTRITHATPAATYGHLPERNWEVDADLSEAAKAAGCKDFAAQLIDFPVAGGLTVAMGGGRTEFMPAGADDPEYPTRVGQRLDGRDLIGEWTSSHPDGKYVWNAAQLKALDLSRTPRLLGLFEPSHMNYEHERPRDKAGEPSLAEMTASAIAVLKRNPNGFFLMVEGGRIDHALHAGNAYRALDETIAFAAAVQVALEHTDPAETLIVVTADHSHTLAFAGYPRRGNPILGKVRGATDSYDDESAPGLARDATGLPYTTLGFANGPGYTGASDQQPEGSKRYPHNPREYSAIGKGRPDLREVDTTDPDYLQEAILPLKSETHGGEDVAIFATGPGAAAFHGELEQNAIFHVIVQHAPRLRAELCRLGSCNADGVPVERPTRQAWLQQAGAAAR; encoded by the coding sequence ATGCCCCGTTTTTCGTTCGCCGCGCGCCCGGTCCTGCTGGGCGCCATGCTCTCCGCGCTCGGCGCCTGCGCCAGCCAGCCGCCGATGGCTTCGTCGCCGGCGGCGATCGCCGTGCCCGCCATCCAGCGCCCGCAGGGCGAGACGCCGGCGTGGTGGTTCCGCAGCGGCGCGGCGCAGGCGGCGCTGGCCTCCGCCCAGGCGAATACGGGCGGCCAGCGCGCGAAGAACGTGATCGTGTTCCTCGGCGACGGCATGAGCCTTCCCACCATCGCCGCCGCGCACGTGCTGGCCGGCCAGCGCGCCGGCACGGACGGGGAGAGCTACCGGCTGAGCTTCGAGAAGTTTCCGTTCAGCGCGTTGTCGCGCACCTACGAGACCGACCAGCAGACCCCCGACTCGGCCGGCACCATGACCGCGATCATGACCGGGGTGAAGACCCGCGCCGGTTTCATCGGCGTATCGCAGGTGCCGCGCCGGCAGGACTGCGCCGGCACGCGCGGGCAGGAGCTGGTCAGCGCGCTGGAGCTGGCCGCGGCGGCCGGCATGAGTACCGGCGCGGTCACCACCACGCGGATCACTCATGCCACGCCGGCCGCCACCTACGGCCACCTGCCCGAACGCAACTGGGAAGTGGATGCGGATCTCAGCGAAGCGGCGAAGGCCGCCGGCTGCAAGGATTTCGCCGCGCAGCTGATCGACTTCCCGGTCGCCGGCGGGCTCACCGTGGCGATGGGCGGCGGCCGTACCGAATTCATGCCGGCCGGCGCGGACGATCCGGAGTATCCGACCCGCGTCGGCCAGCGCCTCGACGGCCGCGACCTGATCGGCGAATGGACGTCCAGCCATCCGGACGGCAAGTACGTGTGGAACGCGGCGCAGCTGAAGGCGCTGGATCTTTCGCGCACGCCGCGCCTGCTCGGCCTGTTCGAGCCTTCGCACATGAACTACGAACACGAGCGTCCGCGCGACAAGGCCGGCGAGCCCAGCCTGGCCGAGATGACGGCCAGCGCGATCGCGGTGCTGAAACGGAACCCGAACGGTTTCTTCCTGATGGTCGAAGGCGGCCGCATCGACCATGCGCTGCACGCCGGCAACGCCTACCGTGCGCTGGACGAGACGATCGCCTTCGCCGCCGCGGTACAGGTTGCGCTGGAGCACACCGATCCGGCCGAGACGCTGATCGTGGTCACCGCCGACCACAGCCACACGCTGGCGTTCGCCGGCTATCCGCGCCGCGGCAACCCGATCCTGGGCAAGGTCCGCGGCGCCACCGACAGCTACGACGACGAAAGCGCGCCGGGCCTGGCGCGCGACGCCACCGGCCTGCCGTACACCACGCTCGGTTTCGCCAACGGCCCCGGCTACACCGGCGCCAGCGACCAGCAGCCGGAAGGCAGCAAGCGTTATCCGCACAACCCGCGCGAATACAGTGCGATCGGCAAGGGCCGGCCCGACCTGCGCGAGGTCGACACCACCGATCCGGACTACCTGCAGGAGGCGATCCTGCCGCTGAAAAGCGAAACCCACGGCGGCGAGGACGTGGCGATCTTCGCCACCGGCCCCGGCGCCGCCGCATTCCACGGCGAGCTGGAACAAAACGCGATCTTCCACGTGATCGTGCAGCACGCGCCTCGGCTGCGCGCCGAGCTGTGCCGGCTCGGCAGCTGCAATGCCGACGGCGTGCCGGTGGAGCGGCCGACGCGGCAGGCGTGGCTGCAGCAGGCGGGAGCGGCGGCCCGCTGA
- a CDS encoding lysoplasmalogenase has translation MSAAAFETASMPYPRGLALATLGAAIAAITGALLATGDAGHGWLWLHWCGKPLATALIFVLAWRAQPAQSPRYRRRILAGIACSLLGDVFLMLPGDLFVPGLVAFLCGHLCFIAAFLGDSRFGARPLLLLASLGYGAVNLVLLWDAIGTPLRVPVIVYVLVLASMGGQALARARLFAQRGDAQAPAARLAAFGALAFMLSDSLLAWNRFHGAIPWSSLWVLSAYYLALWWIARSVQRVDTAIEAGAAQ, from the coding sequence ATGTCCGCCGCCGCCTTCGAAACCGCATCCATGCCTTATCCGCGCGGGCTTGCGCTGGCCACGCTGGGCGCGGCGATCGCCGCGATCACCGGCGCGCTGCTGGCGACAGGCGATGCCGGCCACGGCTGGCTGTGGCTGCACTGGTGCGGCAAGCCGCTGGCCACCGCGCTGATCTTCGTGCTGGCGTGGCGCGCGCAGCCGGCGCAGTCGCCGCGCTATCGGCGCCGGATCCTGGCCGGCATCGCCTGCTCGCTGCTCGGCGACGTGTTTCTCATGTTGCCGGGCGACCTGTTCGTGCCGGGGCTCGTGGCGTTCCTGTGCGGCCACCTGTGCTTCATCGCCGCCTTCCTCGGCGACAGCCGCTTCGGTGCGCGGCCGCTGCTGTTGCTGGCTAGCCTCGGCTACGGCGCGGTGAACCTGGTCCTGCTGTGGGATGCGATCGGCACGCCGCTGCGCGTACCGGTGATCGTCTACGTGCTGGTGCTGGCGAGCATGGGCGGGCAGGCGCTGGCGCGGGCGCGGCTGTTCGCGCAGCGCGGCGACGCGCAGGCGCCGGCCGCGCGGCTGGCCGCGTTCGGCGCGCTGGCGTTCATGCTCAGCGACAGCCTGCTGGCGTGGAACCGCTTCCACGGCGCGATCCCGTGGTCCAGCCTGTGGGTGCTGTCGGCGTATTATCTGGCGTTGTGGTGGATCGCGCGCTCGGTGCAGCGCGTCGACACGGCGATCGAGGCGGGTGCGGCGCAGTGA
- a CDS encoding sulfatase-like hydrolase/transferase — MRRMSLRPTRAGAVVLCALLFFAACIALTAWQEPLPLQRGFIAGLMLCTFGVLLFAFGRFATALLVGGGLFLLLKSVAELKLRYLDSQLMPSDFIYYVRTSLLDTLSHYPHLYTVGIGLCVLLPPLLYLVWRWDWRVLAALRPRRAAGLRVGGIALYVLAFWVCMLPTGPFAQVHSRNAWQRMSDDAQLTNFFVNLHDADVELPAMASDAVAEWDWGATAPGSPGSMSPPYPDIVQVLEESTFDPSIYDACSVPQCRVAMFRPDARTRAHGALRVHTFGGGTWVSEFAALTGMPQDIFGSGGMYAPYVLAPNVHDALALQLRRLGYLTIGIYPTSASFINGRNAYQAYGFDHLYGADELGLEEWEESDAQMFAAAKRIYDTVKKPEQPVFIMILTLNQHGPHDHQPMAKLPRPYRNLLRGLAPNVALNFDTYLSRLHDSDLAMRALEHAFLDRPQPTVLLHFGDHQPSFNGQIRNLPRRLSPALLPYRDYLTYYMLKSNFAGPPLPQYPLLDIAFLPSMVLQAAGVPTDAYFTAASGLRDRCNGLYGDCAVPGLLASYHAWTIGRLHVYQ, encoded by the coding sequence ATGCGTCGAATGTCGTTGCGCCCCACGCGGGCAGGTGCGGTGGTGCTGTGCGCGCTGCTTTTCTTCGCCGCCTGCATCGCGCTCACCGCCTGGCAGGAGCCGCTGCCGCTGCAGCGCGGTTTCATCGCGGGGCTGATGCTGTGCACGTTCGGCGTGCTGCTGTTCGCGTTCGGCCGGTTCGCCACGGCGCTGCTGGTCGGCGGCGGGCTGTTCCTGCTGCTGAAGTCCGTGGCGGAATTGAAGCTGCGCTACCTCGACTCGCAGCTGATGCCGTCGGACTTCATCTATTACGTGCGCACCAGCCTGCTCGACACGCTAAGCCACTACCCGCACCTGTACACGGTAGGGATCGGCCTGTGCGTGCTGCTGCCGCCGCTGCTGTACCTGGTGTGGCGCTGGGACTGGCGCGTGCTGGCCGCGCTGCGGCCGCGTCGCGCCGCCGGCCTGCGCGTGGGCGGCATCGCGCTGTACGTGTTGGCATTCTGGGTGTGCATGCTGCCCACCGGGCCGTTCGCGCAGGTGCACTCGCGCAACGCGTGGCAGAGGATGTCCGACGATGCGCAGCTGACGAATTTCTTCGTCAACCTGCATGACGCCGACGTGGAGCTGCCGGCGATGGCCAGCGACGCCGTGGCCGAGTGGGACTGGGGCGCGACCGCGCCTGGCAGCCCGGGCAGCATGTCGCCGCCGTATCCGGACATCGTGCAGGTGCTGGAGGAAAGCACCTTCGATCCGTCGATCTACGACGCCTGCAGCGTGCCGCAATGCCGGGTGGCGATGTTCCGCCCCGACGCGCGCACCCGCGCACACGGCGCGCTGCGCGTGCACACGTTCGGCGGCGGCACCTGGGTCAGCGAGTTCGCCGCGCTGACCGGCATGCCGCAGGACATCTTCGGCTCCGGCGGCATGTATGCGCCGTACGTGCTGGCGCCGAACGTGCACGACGCGTTGGCGCTTCAGCTGCGCCGGCTCGGCTACCTCACCATCGGCATCTATCCGACCAGCGCCAGCTTCATCAACGGGCGCAACGCGTACCAGGCCTACGGCTTCGACCACCTGTACGGCGCCGACGAGTTGGGCCTGGAGGAGTGGGAGGAAAGCGACGCGCAGATGTTCGCGGCGGCGAAGCGCATCTACGACACGGTGAAGAAGCCGGAGCAGCCGGTGTTCATCATGATCCTGACGCTGAACCAGCACGGCCCGCACGATCACCAGCCGATGGCGAAACTGCCACGGCCCTACCGCAACCTGCTGCGCGGGCTGGCGCCGAACGTGGCGCTGAACTTCGACACCTACCTGTCGCGCCTGCACGATTCCGACCTGGCCATGCGCGCCCTGGAGCATGCCTTCCTCGACCGTCCGCAGCCGACCGTGCTGCTCCATTTCGGCGACCACCAGCCGTCCTTCAACGGGCAGATCCGCAACCTGCCGCGCCGGTTGTCGCCGGCGCTGCTGCCGTATCGCGACTACCTCACCTACTACATGCTGAAAAGCAACTTCGCCGGCCCGCCGCTGCCGCAGTACCCGCTGCTCGACATCGCGTTCCTGCCCAGCATGGTGCTGCAGGCGGCGGGCGTGCCCACCGACGCCTATTTCACCGCGGCCAGCGGGCTGCGCGATCGCTGCAACGGCCTGTACGGCGACTGCGCCGTACCGGGCCTGCTGGCGTCCTACCACGCCTGGACGATCGGGCGGCTGCACGTATACCAGTGA